The nucleotide sequence CTGTATTTGTCAAAAATTATGGAAAATAAAAGAAAAAATTTACGTCAAGATTTACAATGTTTTGCAAGACTTTTACATTTAATTGCATGTTATGAAAGTGGATTAGATGAAAACATGGATCAAAAAATTCAATCTACATATAAATTCTTTATCAAAATGGATGATTGGTATATTGTACAAAAAAAAATTATTTTTTTTTTCAAAAATTTGGGAAATGTATATCCACATCAAATTAGAAATCAATTCAAAAAATTAAGAGACGAATTAGTGAAATATTATAATCATCCTTATGAAAAAAGAACTTTTTTATACTTAGACATTATTTCTTGGTTAAATTCAAAAATAGAAAATAAATCTGTGGAATTAATTATAAAGGAAAAATTTATAAAAAATAACCTAAAATAATAATAATTGAATAAAATTATTTAATTCAACAAAAATATGACTCTAAAAAAAAGAATCATAAAATATGAAAAAATAAAATGAATAAATGCCTTTAATAATAAAGATAAATTTGCAAGATCATAACAGTAAATGATGGAATAAAAAAAGACGAAAATACTGAAAAATAATTTCATTGCATTACATAATATATAAATATATGTAGTGTATTTATATTTCTTTGTTACACACAAATAAAATATAAAAAACAAACTGTTTACAGGCAATAAAAAGGCATATGTTTTGCATACAAAAGGAAAATCTTTTTTAAAAAATACAACGCTAAAAATAATGTGAATTAAACCAAAAAAAAAGGTGAACAAATTGTATACCACGATTTTTTTTATCATAATCGCATAATAATTTTGTTTAAAATTACTATTATTTTTACTATGGTAAATACCAATATTATTGATGAACTCTCATGGAGAGGTTTAATTAAAAACAAAGTCCCCGGGATAGAAGATATTTTAAAAAAACCTACTACCATGTATATAGGTTTTGATCCTACATCTGATTCTTTACATATAGGAAGTCTTTTACCTATTATTATGTTAATTCATTTTCAAAAAAAGGGACATAAATCTTTAGCATTAATTGGTGGAGCTACAGGATTCATAGGAGATCCTTCAGAAAGAAAAAATAAAAGACCTTTTTTAGAAAAAGAAATATTACAAAAAAATACGGAATCTATAAAAAATCAAATCTCAAAACTTTTAAAGTTTTTTTCTATAAAAATAGAATTACTAAATAATTTAGATTGGATTCAAAATATTTATTTTATAGATTTTATCCGTGAAATAGGAAAATATTTTTCTATAAATCACATGATATCTAAAGATTCTGTAAAAAATAGAATTAATAGTAAAGAAAATGGAATATCCTTTACTGAATTTTCTTATTCTCTTATACAAGGATATGATTTTTTGTACTTAAATCAAATCAGTAATTGTAAATTACAAGTGGGAGGATCTGATCAATGGGGGAATATTACGACAGGTATAGAATTGATTCGAAAAAAAGTAGGAAGAAAAGCCTATGGAATTACT is from Blattabacterium cuenoti and encodes:
- the tyrS gene encoding tyrosine--tRNA ligase encodes the protein MVNTNIIDELSWRGLIKNKVPGIEDILKKPTTMYIGFDPTSDSLHIGSLLPIIMLIHFQKKGHKSLALIGGATGFIGDPSERKNKRPFLEKEILQKNTESIKNQISKLLKFFSIKIELLNNLDWIQNIYFIDFIREIGKYFSINHMISKDSVKNRINSKENGISFTEFSYSLIQGYDFLYLNQISNCKLQVGGSDQWGNITTGIELIRKKVGRKAYGITFPLIVRPNGIKFGKSDKGENIWLDEKKTSPYKFYQFWMNISDFEIEKYIKIYTFLSQEKIDDLIHEHRKYPNKRLLQKKLANKITEWVHGNKISKKVTEITNILFDKKNEPFQLLDDEIFISIYNHIPHMLISYEEFEKGIFLLDLLKKTGFFSSKSEATRALKANSIRLNKIIAKENIIIKRENIIGKKYILFQFGKKEFFIIKVE